In one Nocardioides luteus genomic region, the following are encoded:
- a CDS encoding AraC family transcriptional regulator, which produces MTSDVFYASSTFSADAEASDPVADAIGLLRPRTVVYPALRAGGSWGVRFEAFPHVKIGGVVRGETWLALDGREPVHLREGDFYLLSNPPAYSLGSSLSVEPLPAAALWETAVEGAVSIGSVDDEDTYLCGGYFWFDELNAPILLDILPPLVHIRADDPRIRSLAYVTELLSGEVGNCAIGRSLILDHLVQILLVQVLRAHAEQADRPVGWLGALVDDGIGAALRAMHANVARRWTVEELAGISHLSRSGFAKSFKRQVGLAPLEYLIQWRMSLARDALRRNAQTISELAFATGYESESAFSTAFRRVVGASPKQFRDRALRAPGAAGPA; this is translated from the coding sequence GTGACGTCCGACGTTTTTTACGCATCGTCTACTTTCTCGGCTGATGCCGAGGCGAGCGACCCGGTCGCGGACGCGATCGGCCTGCTGCGACCTCGTACGGTGGTCTATCCGGCGCTGCGTGCCGGTGGGTCGTGGGGTGTGCGCTTCGAGGCGTTCCCGCACGTCAAGATCGGTGGCGTGGTGCGCGGCGAGACCTGGTTGGCGCTCGACGGGCGGGAGCCGGTGCACCTGCGTGAAGGCGACTTCTACCTGCTGAGCAACCCGCCGGCCTACTCGCTGGGCAGCAGTCTGTCCGTGGAGCCGCTGCCGGCCGCAGCGCTGTGGGAGACGGCCGTGGAGGGCGCTGTGAGCATCGGGTCGGTCGACGACGAAGACACCTACCTGTGCGGTGGGTACTTCTGGTTCGACGAGCTCAACGCACCGATCCTGCTCGACATCCTGCCGCCGCTGGTGCACATCCGCGCGGACGATCCCCGGATCCGTTCGCTGGCGTACGTGACCGAGCTGCTGTCGGGCGAGGTCGGGAACTGCGCCATCGGGCGTTCTCTCATCCTCGACCATCTGGTCCAGATTCTCCTGGTCCAGGTGCTGCGTGCTCACGCCGAACAGGCGGATCGTCCTGTCGGGTGGCTGGGGGCGCTCGTCGACGACGGTATCGGCGCCGCGCTGCGTGCGATGCACGCGAACGTGGCCCGACGCTGGACCGTCGAGGAGCTCGCCGGGATCAGCCACCTGTCGCGCTCGGGCTTCGCGAAGTCGTTCAAACGACAGGTAGGGCTCGCTCCGCTCGAGTACCTGATCCAGTGGCGGATGAGCTTGGCACGCGACGCTCTTCGGCGGAATGCGCAGACGATCTCCGAGCTCGCGTTCGCCACCGGGTACGAGTCCGAGAGCGCGTTCAGCACCGCGTTCCGGCGGGTGGTCGGAGCTTCCCCGAAGCAGTTCCGGGACCGTGCGCTGCGAGCTCCTGGGGCCGCCGGACCCGCCTGA
- a CDS encoding xanthine dehydrogenase family protein molybdopterin-binding subunit has translation MPSSPVGRETDRVDGRLKVTGAAEYSGDYRATDLAHAHLVTSTIARGTITRIDTAAALAAPGVLRVYAAPEPRLDLHPITGPLAGFVENYVPLADREVRFHGQAIAMVVAETPEQARDAAALITTTYDIRPPRTSLADEPHEPAGPTLSGTPSSLEVLAPGVGSIDEALAASDVVVEAEFHQHPQHHVAMEPHAILAVWDGDRVTIHAGAQVPAAFALGMSQRLGVQPQNVRLNTKYVGGAFGARVIIWSDTPLPAAAAREIGRPVRLVLTREQMFTLTGHRPRLTQNVRLGASRDGVLNAVSHQSVSERPTTVTFPMTPAHNTTDALYRTPNLHVHAELAVLDVPGSRAMRGPNEAPGSFALETAMDELAVATGVDPVELRLRNYATAHPVSGLPWSSKHLEECYRVGARRFGWSARSATPRAHVQGHWLYGTGMATAIYPAHRRPASVRVRLLDDDTAVVSTGISDFGTGGATMVAVSGADALGIPLERVTPEIGDTALPQGAPAVGSSATHATVPLVVNAARDAIDELKRLAVTDDRSPWHGASTDDLGYERGILHGLGRSMTFGRLLRVVGSRGITTLAESPGAAEPGYVHHSFGAHFCEVRVNRFTGETRVTRFMTVADVGRVINAKAARSQLVGGVIFGIGHALLEENHLELDTGRLANSTLADYLVPVNADVPDIDVIMLDRPDPVLTGPLGDGGEDVGTRSLGARGLGEIGTVGSAAAIGNAVYNATGIRVRDVPITLDKLIKHL, from the coding sequence ATGCCCAGTTCCCCAGTCGGCCGCGAGACCGACCGCGTCGACGGCCGGCTGAAGGTCACCGGCGCGGCCGAGTACTCCGGTGACTACCGCGCCACCGACCTCGCCCACGCCCACCTCGTCACCAGCACCATCGCGCGAGGCACCATCACCCGGATCGACACGGCGGCCGCGCTCGCAGCGCCCGGTGTCCTGCGTGTCTACGCCGCGCCGGAGCCCCGCCTCGACCTGCACCCGATCACCGGCCCGCTCGCGGGCTTCGTGGAGAACTACGTCCCGCTGGCTGACAGGGAGGTCCGATTCCACGGCCAGGCCATCGCGATGGTCGTCGCCGAGACTCCCGAGCAGGCACGCGACGCCGCCGCGCTGATCACCACGACCTACGACATCCGGCCCCCGCGTACCTCGCTCGCGGACGAGCCGCACGAGCCGGCGGGCCCCACCCTCAGCGGGACGCCGAGCAGCCTGGAGGTCCTGGCGCCCGGCGTCGGATCGATCGACGAGGCGCTCGCCGCCAGCGACGTCGTCGTGGAGGCCGAGTTCCACCAGCACCCGCAGCACCACGTGGCCATGGAACCCCACGCGATCCTCGCCGTCTGGGACGGAGACCGGGTCACGATCCACGCCGGCGCGCAGGTCCCCGCGGCGTTCGCACTCGGGATGTCCCAGCGACTCGGGGTCCAGCCCCAGAACGTCCGGCTGAACACCAAGTACGTGGGCGGCGCATTCGGCGCCCGCGTCATCATCTGGAGCGACACCCCGCTCCCCGCCGCCGCGGCCCGGGAGATCGGCCGTCCGGTCCGGCTCGTCCTCACTCGTGAGCAGATGTTCACCCTCACCGGGCATCGTCCCCGGCTCACCCAGAACGTCCGGCTGGGCGCGTCCCGCGACGGCGTCCTCAACGCCGTCAGCCACCAGAGCGTCTCCGAGCGCCCGACCACCGTCACCTTCCCCATGACGCCGGCCCACAACACCACGGACGCGCTGTACCGCACCCCCAACCTGCACGTCCACGCGGAGCTGGCCGTCCTCGACGTCCCCGGGAGCCGGGCGATGCGCGGACCCAACGAAGCCCCCGGGTCCTTCGCCCTGGAGACGGCCATGGACGAGCTGGCCGTCGCCACCGGCGTCGACCCGGTCGAGCTGCGGCTGCGCAACTACGCCACCGCCCACCCCGTCTCCGGGCTGCCCTGGTCGAGCAAGCACCTCGAGGAGTGCTACCGCGTCGGGGCGCGGCGATTCGGCTGGTCCGCCCGCAGCGCCACACCCCGTGCCCACGTCCAGGGCCACTGGCTGTACGGCACCGGGATGGCCACCGCCATCTACCCGGCACACCGCCGTCCCGCGAGCGTGCGTGTCCGGCTGCTGGACGACGACACCGCCGTGGTCTCGACAGGGATCTCGGACTTCGGCACCGGCGGCGCGACCATGGTCGCGGTCTCCGGTGCCGACGCCCTGGGGATACCCCTGGAGCGGGTGACGCCGGAGATCGGCGACACCGCGCTGCCTCAGGGCGCTCCCGCCGTCGGCTCCAGCGCCACGCACGCCACCGTACCCCTGGTCGTGAACGCTGCCCGCGATGCGATCGACGAGCTCAAGCGGCTCGCCGTGACCGACGACAGGTCACCGTGGCACGGCGCGAGCACGGACGACCTGGGCTACGAGCGCGGGATCCTGCACGGGCTCGGCCGCTCGATGACCTTCGGCCGTCTGCTCAGGGTCGTGGGCTCACGGGGCATCACCACGCTCGCCGAGTCACCCGGGGCGGCCGAACCGGGGTACGTGCATCACAGCTTCGGCGCCCACTTCTGTGAGGTGCGGGTCAACCGCTTCACCGGGGAGACCCGCGTCACCCGGTTCATGACGGTCGCCGACGTCGGCCGCGTGATCAATGCCAAGGCCGCCCGGAGCCAGCTCGTCGGCGGTGTCATCTTCGGCATCGGGCACGCCCTGCTGGAGGAGAACCACCTCGAGCTCGACACCGGACGCCTGGCGAACAGCACCCTGGCCGACTACCTCGTGCCCGTGAACGCGGACGTCCCTGACATCGACGTGATCATGCTCGACCGTCCCGATCCTGTCCTCACCGGACCGCTCGGCGACGGCGGCGAGGACGTCGGCACCCGGAGCCTGGGCGCCCGAGGTCTCGGCGAGATCGGCACCGTCGGCTCGGCGGCCGCGATCGGCAACGCCGTCTACAACGCCACCGGTATCCGGGTACGCGACGTGCCCATCACCCTCGACAAGCTGATCAAGCACCTCTAG
- a CDS encoding FAD binding domain-containing protein has translation MRPYTYTQARTVREALRGAGPETAYLAGGTTLVDLMKLEVMSPDQVVDINRLPLTGITLDNKGLHIGALERMSDVAAHRGVRQHYPMIAQALELSASAQLRNMASIGGNLLQRTRCGYFRDITTPCNKREPGSGCSALEGINRGHAVLGTSNTCIATHPSDLAVPLVALSTVVHLASARDTRSVPLDTFYTLPGTTPEVENVLRPGELITGITVPRSPLAARSLYLKIRDRQSYEFALTSAAVALRLRGRTITQARVAAGGVGTRPWRLPAVERALTGRPATSDTFEAAVAHAADGAEPREHNAFKPALLRRTIVRALTELMAS, from the coding sequence ATGCGGCCCTACACCTACACCCAGGCGCGTACGGTGCGCGAGGCCCTGCGGGGCGCCGGACCGGAGACCGCATACCTGGCCGGCGGCACCACCCTGGTCGACCTGATGAAGCTCGAAGTGATGAGCCCCGACCAGGTCGTGGACATCAACCGGCTCCCGCTGACCGGCATCACCCTGGACAACAAGGGGCTGCACATCGGCGCGCTGGAGCGGATGAGCGACGTCGCCGCCCATCGCGGCGTGCGGCAGCACTACCCGATGATCGCGCAGGCCCTGGAGCTCAGCGCGTCCGCACAGCTGCGCAACATGGCCAGCATCGGCGGCAACCTGCTGCAGCGCACCCGCTGCGGCTACTTCCGCGACATCACCACCCCCTGCAACAAGCGCGAGCCGGGATCCGGCTGCTCCGCGCTGGAGGGCATCAACCGCGGCCACGCCGTCCTGGGCACCAGCAACACCTGCATCGCCACCCACCCCAGCGACCTAGCCGTCCCGCTCGTGGCACTGAGCACGGTCGTGCACCTGGCCTCCGCGAGGGACACCCGCAGCGTGCCCCTCGACACCTTCTACACCCTGCCCGGAACCACACCCGAGGTCGAGAACGTGCTCCGCCCGGGCGAGCTCATCACCGGGATCACCGTGCCCCGCTCCCCCCTCGCCGCGCGCTCGCTCTACCTCAAGATCCGCGACCGGCAGTCCTACGAGTTCGCCCTCACCTCCGCCGCCGTCGCCCTGCGACTGCGGGGCCGGACCATCACCCAGGCCCGGGTCGCGGCCGGCGGCGTCGGCACCCGGCCGTGGCGGCTGCCCGCGGTCGAACGCGCCCTGACCGGCCGGCCCGCGACGTCCGACACGTTCGAGGCCGCCGTCGCCCACGCCGCGGACGGCGCCGAACCGCGCGAGCACAACGCGTTCAAGCCCGCGCTGCTACGCCGCACGATCGTGCGCGCCCTGACCGAATTGATGGCGAGCTGA
- a CDS encoding (2Fe-2S)-binding protein produces the protein MNQEPDAGGARSGVSRRSFLGGSLAAVAVTPLLTGQAEASAISAATADGVSQVTVRAAVNGTPVTMQVDARATLLDTLRERLDLKGTKKGCDRGQCGACTVHVDGRRVLSCLTLAATTTGHEVTTIEGLADGDRLHPMQQAFIEHDGLQCGFCTPGQIMSAVAMVDNEGGADSDDEIRERMSGNICRCSAYPRIVDSIRDAQQVMR, from the coding sequence ATGAATCAAGAACCTGATGCGGGAGGTGCGCGGTCGGGTGTGTCCCGGCGGAGCTTCCTGGGCGGCAGTCTGGCCGCCGTGGCCGTGACGCCGCTGCTGACCGGACAGGCCGAGGCGAGCGCCATCTCGGCGGCCACCGCCGATGGCGTGAGCCAGGTGACGGTACGGGCCGCGGTCAACGGCACCCCGGTCACGATGCAGGTGGACGCGCGCGCGACCCTGCTCGACACGCTCCGCGAACGGCTCGACCTCAAGGGCACGAAGAAGGGCTGCGACCGAGGCCAGTGCGGGGCCTGCACCGTACATGTCGACGGACGGCGGGTGCTGTCCTGCCTGACCCTGGCCGCGACCACGACCGGCCACGAGGTCACCACGATCGAGGGCCTGGCCGACGGCGACCGGCTGCACCCGATGCAGCAGGCGTTCATCGAGCACGACGGCCTGCAGTGCGGGTTCTGCACCCCCGGCCAGATCATGTCCGCCGTCGCCATGGTCGACAACGAGGGCGGGGCGGACTCGGACGACGAGATCCGCGAACGCATGTCCGGCAACATCTGCCGCTGCAGCGCCTACCCCCGCATCGTCGACTCGATCCGGGATGCCCAGCAGGTGATGCGCTGA
- a CDS encoding helix-turn-helix transcriptional regulator, with product MRRAGYAELGAFLRSRRERIRPEDVGLVPGPRRRVPGLRRDEVAHLAGASVDYYNELERGAGSQPSEQMLAALGRALRLTDDEWRHLFHLAERPVPPAGSAASHIQPGMLDLLDRLASTPAKVITDLHVTLAQNPLAVALVGDHSHFTGRHASFAYRWFMDPTSRAIYPEDDHDAQSQAFVADLRAGAARRGRRDTDARSMIAELQEGSPEFADLWGRHDVAFRRRDRKRINHPELGVLDVNCLNLFSEDGRQRLLWFTPTPGTDTADLLELLAVIGTQALTEPS from the coding sequence ATGAGAAGAGCCGGGTACGCCGAGCTGGGCGCGTTTCTGCGCTCGCGCCGCGAACGAATCCGGCCCGAGGACGTTGGGCTGGTGCCCGGTCCACGGCGCCGTGTGCCCGGTCTGCGGCGCGACGAGGTCGCCCATCTGGCGGGCGCCTCGGTGGACTACTACAACGAGCTCGAACGCGGCGCCGGCTCCCAGCCATCCGAGCAGATGCTGGCCGCGCTCGGCCGGGCGCTGCGGTTGACCGATGACGAGTGGCGTCACCTCTTCCATCTGGCCGAGCGGCCCGTACCCCCTGCGGGCAGTGCGGCGTCGCATATACAGCCCGGGATGCTGGACTTGCTCGATCGCCTGGCCTCGACGCCCGCGAAGGTGATCACCGATCTGCACGTGACGCTGGCCCAGAACCCGCTCGCCGTCGCGCTGGTGGGCGATCATTCGCACTTCACCGGCCGGCACGCCAGCTTCGCCTACCGCTGGTTCATGGACCCGACGTCCCGCGCCATCTATCCCGAGGACGACCACGACGCCCAGTCACAGGCGTTCGTCGCCGACCTCCGGGCGGGGGCCGCCCGCCGGGGAAGGAGGGACACCGACGCACGCTCCATGATCGCCGAGCTTCAGGAGGGTTCCCCGGAGTTCGCCGACCTCTGGGGCAGGCACGACGTGGCCTTTCGCCGACGCGACCGTAAGCGCATCAACCATCCCGAGCTCGGCGTGCTCGACGTCAACTGCCTCAACCTGTTCAGCGAGGACGGCCGACAACGACTGCTCTGGTTCACCCCGACGCCGGGCACCGACACTGCCGACCTGCTCGAGCTGCTCGCCGTGATCGGCACACAGGCACTCACTGAGCCGTCCTGA
- a CDS encoding Kelch repeat-containing protein: MTRQLLAPRTRTAVAVLAVGATLTTAYIVAPASSSEASSSRTDVWQERAPMALERQELYPEVVDDRIYVAGGLLNPNTGVSAHFDAYDPVADAWNRLATMPQARHHIGLAEANGSLYAVGGFSGGFPRWRAESDTFVYSPEQDSWSTVADLPEPRAEFVIESVRDRVFVIGGRVRETPGATTFTTHVDSDRNEMFDPATGRWKRRAPAPTLRNSAASAVVDDRIYVIGGREFSLAEDGSAVQENVATVEAYDPATDEWETVAPLPEARGGLAAAVHDGSIYVFGGEQHNPAPLVYDDVWRYDPEADEWTAAGNLPTPRHGLGAATVGDVIYTFGGGTEVGGNFASARNEALTLAE, translated from the coding sequence GTGACAAGACAACTTCTCGCCCCCCGAACCCGCACGGCCGTGGCCGTGCTCGCCGTCGGCGCGACGCTGACCACGGCGTACATCGTTGCGCCGGCTTCGTCGTCCGAAGCCTCTTCCAGCCGGACGGACGTCTGGCAGGAGCGTGCTCCCATGGCGCTGGAGCGGCAGGAGCTCTACCCCGAGGTCGTCGACGACCGGATCTACGTCGCCGGAGGACTGCTCAACCCCAACACCGGGGTGTCCGCACACTTCGATGCGTACGATCCCGTGGCCGACGCCTGGAATCGGCTGGCGACGATGCCGCAGGCCAGGCATCACATCGGCCTCGCGGAAGCGAACGGTTCGCTGTACGCCGTCGGCGGGTTCAGCGGTGGGTTCCCCCGGTGGCGGGCAGAGTCGGACACCTTCGTCTACTCGCCGGAGCAGGACAGCTGGTCCACCGTCGCCGACCTGCCGGAACCGCGTGCCGAGTTCGTGATCGAGAGCGTGCGTGACCGGGTGTTCGTCATCGGTGGTCGGGTCCGTGAGACACCTGGCGCCACGACGTTCACGACCCATGTCGACAGCGACAGGAACGAGATGTTCGATCCGGCCACCGGCAGGTGGAAACGGCGTGCCCCGGCGCCGACGCTACGGAACAGCGCCGCGTCGGCCGTCGTGGACGACCGGATCTATGTGATCGGCGGCCGGGAGTTCTCGCTCGCCGAGGACGGATCCGCCGTCCAGGAGAACGTCGCGACCGTCGAGGCGTACGACCCGGCCACCGACGAGTGGGAGACGGTCGCGCCGCTCCCCGAGGCACGAGGTGGGCTGGCCGCGGCCGTGCACGATGGTTCGATCTACGTGTTCGGCGGCGAACAGCACAACCCGGCCCCGCTGGTCTACGACGACGTCTGGCGGTACGACCCGGAGGCCGATGAGTGGACCGCCGCGGGGAACCTGCCCACTCCGCGGCACGGCCTCGGCGCCGCCACCGTCGGCGATGTCATCTACACCTTCGGCGGCGGCACCGAGGTGGGCGGCAACTTCGCAAGCGCTCGCAACGAGGCACTCACGCTGGCAGAGTGA
- a CDS encoding helix-turn-helix transcriptional regulator, which produces MIDRTGLAGFLRNRREALQPEDVGLPRGQRRRTSGLRREEVAALCNMSADYYSRLERERGPQPSPQMLASIAQGLHLSIDERDHLFRLAGHNPPPRGSSSEHINPGLLQILERLEDTPAEIVTELGETLRQTPMGVALTGDRTQYTGPARSIGYRWFTDPTARDLYAPEEHGYLTRMYAAGLRGLVTLRGPESRAAYLAGLLLDGNDEFRRVWDDHEVGIHPRQVKHFVHPEVGSLELNCQRLVDPDQAHFLMVFTAAPGTESYEKLQILSVTGAQSLR; this is translated from the coding sequence GTGATCGATCGCACCGGGTTGGCGGGGTTTCTCCGCAATCGGCGTGAGGCGTTGCAGCCGGAGGACGTCGGCCTTCCGCGTGGGCAGCGGCGCCGGACCAGCGGGCTGCGGCGGGAGGAGGTCGCGGCGCTGTGCAACATGTCGGCGGACTACTACTCCCGCCTGGAGCGTGAGCGTGGCCCCCAGCCGTCGCCGCAGATGCTTGCCTCGATCGCTCAGGGGCTGCACCTGTCGATCGACGAGCGTGACCACCTGTTCCGGCTGGCCGGGCACAACCCGCCACCCCGGGGCAGTTCCAGCGAACACATCAACCCTGGGCTGCTGCAGATCCTGGAACGGTTAGAGGACACCCCGGCAGAGATCGTCACGGAGCTCGGCGAGACCCTGCGGCAGACCCCGATGGGCGTGGCGCTCACCGGCGATCGGACCCAGTACACCGGGCCGGCCCGAAGCATCGGCTATCGCTGGTTCACCGACCCCACTGCGCGGGATCTCTACGCGCCGGAGGAACATGGGTACCTGACCCGGATGTACGCCGCTGGGCTGCGGGGACTCGTCACCCTTCGTGGTCCGGAATCGCGGGCCGCGTACCTTGCCGGGCTGCTCCTGGACGGCAACGACGAGTTCCGGCGGGTGTGGGACGACCACGAGGTCGGGATCCACCCCCGCCAGGTGAAGCATTTCGTGCACCCCGAGGTGGGATCCCTGGAGCTGAACTGCCAGCGGCTGGTCGACCCGGACCAGGCGCATTTCCTGATGGTCTTCACCGCCGCGCCCGGCACCGAGAGCTACGAGAAGTTGCAGATCCTTTCCGTCACGGGCGCGCAATCGCTGCGCTGA
- a CDS encoding helix-turn-helix transcriptional regulator translates to MARRERLAASPALVGRAAELELLVGALADPPTVAFVEGEAGIGKSRLVRECLQSPELSGLTVLMVTCPPVIEPFPLGPVVDGLRRLRPRPDDLELSPLAGALRPLLPEWADRLPPALEPSGDPAATRHRLLGALSELVERLGVDVLVVEDAHWADAATLEWLLILTASEGLDMSVVVTFRSTEVPAGSLLLRLTSRPLGAARIRVELNPLNVADTRRLVGSMLDTDAVSEQFAAFLHERTDGLPLAVEETIWMLRDRRDIVRQHDAWTRRALGAMNVPPTLRDSVLERASRLPPEGRTVLQAAAILAEPTDEALLSDVADLDEPAAKLGVAAALGSGLLREVGSGRLAFRHVLDALAIGASIPASERWALHRRAAYGLQRLEPQPVVRLAHHFHEAGETEQWSHYAEAAAALALESGDERTAVALLHGLLTSVAHPPVRRARLARRLGEVAVNRLTPLGGMESAVRETLSGVLDDPDLPEAERGDVRLLLGWMLFQVGEFEAGHAQFEIAVGELGPRPTSAAKAMLFLADPESERSWPAERHLQWLERATRLIPLIESPAERQVLAIDRVTGLLSLGEEAGWQAAAEIPRSAATLDERRQLVRVLFNVAHRAVHWGRYAEARRRLEGAAESARDAGFERVAEYARFHLALLDWYVGAWDGLAETVSGMGASEETHPLLRLAARSVQAMQEVAVGNRDAAERRARDVLEHATGTLDDPTILAAVALGRLLLADGAVHEAVQVTAAPMEAIERKGIWLQASDLAPVHIDALVGAGELSRAADVVESFATWTAARDVPTADAALLTCRAILAAAGGDLLAAAGLYADAAAAWADLPRPYDELLALERHGRCLLATGEQDNAVRVLSDVQQRLSTLGARWDADRVARALRQLGVEVARTWRRGRRGYGEQLSPREVEVIQLVARGMTNKQVADTLFISPRTVHRHVSTAMRKLDVSSRTALAMAAAEAGVLSADSEQ, encoded by the coding sequence ATGGCGCGACGTGAGCGGCTGGCAGCCTCGCCGGCTCTTGTGGGCCGAGCCGCCGAGCTCGAGCTCCTTGTCGGCGCTCTGGCTGATCCGCCGACAGTGGCCTTCGTCGAGGGGGAGGCTGGGATCGGGAAGAGCCGGCTGGTCCGCGAGTGCTTGCAGTCCCCGGAGCTGTCCGGCCTGACGGTGCTCATGGTGACGTGCCCGCCCGTGATCGAGCCGTTCCCGTTGGGGCCGGTGGTCGATGGGCTGCGGCGGTTGCGCCCCCGGCCTGACGACCTCGAGCTGAGTCCGTTGGCTGGAGCCTTGCGGCCGTTGCTCCCGGAATGGGCAGACCGGCTGCCGCCCGCTCTGGAGCCGTCCGGCGATCCAGCTGCGACCCGACACCGGTTGCTGGGCGCGTTGTCCGAGCTGGTCGAGCGGCTCGGTGTCGATGTGCTGGTGGTGGAAGATGCTCATTGGGCGGACGCCGCGACGCTGGAGTGGCTCCTCATCCTCACGGCCTCCGAGGGCCTGGACATGTCGGTGGTGGTGACCTTCAGGTCGACTGAGGTGCCGGCCGGGTCGCTGCTGTTGCGGTTGACGTCACGGCCCCTGGGCGCCGCGCGGATCCGGGTCGAGCTCAACCCGTTGAACGTCGCGGACACCCGCAGGCTGGTGGGGTCGATGTTGGACACCGACGCGGTGTCGGAGCAGTTCGCGGCCTTCCTGCACGAACGCACCGACGGGCTTCCGCTGGCAGTCGAGGAGACGATCTGGATGCTTCGGGATCGGCGCGACATCGTCCGCCAGCACGACGCCTGGACCCGGAGGGCGCTCGGCGCGATGAACGTGCCACCGACGCTGCGTGACTCCGTCCTCGAGCGCGCCAGCAGGCTCCCGCCGGAGGGCAGAACGGTTCTGCAGGCGGCGGCGATCTTGGCCGAACCGACCGATGAGGCGCTGCTGTCCGACGTCGCCGACCTGGACGAGCCCGCTGCCAAGCTCGGCGTCGCCGCTGCGCTCGGCTCGGGCCTCCTGCGCGAGGTCGGCAGCGGGCGCCTGGCGTTTCGGCATGTCTTGGACGCACTCGCGATCGGAGCGTCGATCCCAGCCTCCGAGCGGTGGGCGTTGCACCGCCGCGCCGCGTACGGTCTCCAGCGACTCGAGCCGCAGCCCGTGGTGCGACTGGCTCACCACTTCCACGAGGCGGGGGAGACCGAGCAGTGGAGCCACTACGCCGAAGCTGCCGCGGCACTGGCGCTCGAGTCCGGTGATGAGCGCACGGCCGTGGCCCTGCTGCATGGGTTGCTCACCAGCGTTGCGCACCCACCCGTTCGACGGGCCCGTCTGGCTCGTCGGCTGGGTGAGGTGGCGGTCAACAGGCTCACCCCCTTGGGCGGGATGGAGAGTGCGGTCAGGGAGACCCTCAGCGGAGTCCTCGACGATCCCGACCTTCCTGAGGCCGAGCGGGGCGATGTTCGGCTGCTGCTGGGATGGATGCTGTTCCAGGTGGGCGAGTTCGAGGCGGGCCACGCTCAGTTCGAGATCGCTGTGGGCGAGCTGGGGCCCAGGCCCACGAGCGCGGCCAAGGCGATGTTGTTCCTTGCCGATCCGGAGTCGGAGCGCTCCTGGCCCGCGGAGCGACATCTGCAGTGGCTGGAGCGGGCGACACGTCTGATTCCGCTGATCGAGTCACCCGCGGAGAGGCAGGTGCTGGCGATCGACCGGGTGACGGGTCTGCTCAGCCTGGGAGAGGAAGCCGGATGGCAGGCCGCGGCGGAGATACCACGCTCCGCGGCCACCTTGGACGAACGGCGCCAGCTGGTGAGGGTCTTGTTCAACGTCGCCCACCGTGCCGTCCACTGGGGCCGGTACGCCGAGGCTCGCCGCCGGTTGGAGGGGGCTGCAGAGTCTGCTCGCGACGCCGGATTCGAGCGGGTGGCGGAGTACGCGAGGTTCCATCTGGCGCTGCTCGACTGGTACGTGGGCGCGTGGGACGGCCTGGCCGAGACCGTGTCCGGGATGGGCGCGAGCGAGGAGACGCATCCGCTCCTTCGTCTCGCGGCCCGTTCGGTCCAGGCGATGCAGGAGGTCGCTGTCGGCAACCGAGACGCCGCCGAGCGGCGTGCGCGTGACGTGTTGGAGCATGCCACCGGAACCCTGGACGATCCGACGATCCTGGCCGCCGTGGCGCTGGGCAGGCTGCTCCTGGCCGACGGTGCCGTGCACGAGGCCGTACAGGTGACGGCCGCGCCCATGGAGGCGATCGAGCGGAAGGGGATCTGGCTGCAGGCAAGCGACCTGGCGCCTGTTCACATCGATGCCCTTGTCGGTGCCGGCGAGCTGAGCCGGGCCGCTGACGTGGTCGAATCCTTCGCGACCTGGACGGCGGCCCGTGATGTCCCGACCGCTGATGCTGCCTTGCTGACGTGTCGCGCGATCCTGGCCGCCGCCGGCGGCGATCTGCTCGCGGCAGCGGGTCTGTACGCGGATGCGGCAGCCGCCTGGGCGGACCTGCCACGCCCGTACGACGAGCTGTTGGCTCTCGAACGGCACGGACGATGCCTGTTGGCGACGGGGGAGCAGGACAACGCAGTGCGGGTGCTGTCCGACGTTCAGCAACGCCTCTCCACGTTGGGAGCCCGATGGGACGCCGATCGGGTGGCCCGCGCACTGCGACAGCTCGGCGTCGAGGTCGCGCGCACCTGGCGTCGTGGACGGCGCGGATACGGTGAGCAGCTCTCGCCTCGTGAGGTGGAGGTGATCCAGCTGGTCGCACGGGGGATGACGAACAAGCAGGTCGCGGACACGCTGTTCATCAGCCCACGCACCGTCCACCGGCACGTGTCGACGGCGATGCGGAAGCTGGATGTGTCCTCGCGTACGGCGCTCGCCATGGCAGCAGCCGAGGCCGGCGTGCTGTCGGCCGACTCCGAGCAGTGA